Genomic DNA from Mesorhizobium sp. 131-2-1:
CGATGTCGTCTTTGACGAGACCGGCAAGGCGAAATCCGCCGTCATCGGCGTCGGCGGCTTCCTTGGCATAGGCGCGAAGGATGTCGCCTTCGACTATGACAAGCTGCAATGGGTCGAAAAGAACGGCGACCGCTGGCTGGTCGCGGAGACAAGCAAGGAAGCGCTGACGGCGCTGCCGGATTTCGACAGAAAACCCTATGACCCAGCCCCGGCTGCTGAGACCAATACAACAGCGCAGGCGCCGTCAACCACGACGGACAGCACTGGCGCGCAGAAGCCTGTCGACATGAACGCCGCGCCGGCTGAACCCGTGAAGAAGGCAGAGGGGAACCTTGCCACGAACCTTATCGGCGAATTCGTCTACAACGGCACTGCTGACGACGCTCAGAGCATCGGCGATGTGAACGACATCGTGCTCACTAAGGACGGCCAGGCCAAGTCGCTCGTGATCGGCGTCGGCGGGTTCCTCGGCATGGGCGAAAAGAATGTCGCCTATGATTTCGCCAAGGCGCAAAAGGCAGAAAAGAACGGCGACCGCTGGCTGGTCGTCCAGACCACCAAGGAAGAGCTGCAGGCGCAGCCTGATTTCAACCGCAAGGCCTACGATCCGGCGCCGGCAAACATGGCGTCGACCGAGGTCCCGAAGGCCGCCGCTCCGACCTCGACCGCTCCGGCGCCGATGGACAAGACAGCTGTGGCCCCCGCCGCGCCTGCCCCTGCGCCTGACGCCAAGGCAACCGATCCAACGCAGACCGCGGCAATCGACAAATCGGCGCTGACAGAGATGCCGGTCGGCGAGATCCGAGGCGATGACCTGAAAGGGACGACCGTCTACGGAGCCAATGATGTCAAGGTCGGCGAGATCGGCGATGTCGTGCTGACGCCCGACAACAAGCCGGACGCCGTGATCGTCGATGTCGGCGGCTTCCTCGGCATGGGCGAAAAGGAAGTCGCGGTCGGCATGGACAACC
This window encodes:
- a CDS encoding PRC-barrel domain-containing protein; translated protein: MIRTLFATTALATLIATGVHAQTATTPAPATQNEAPAAPVMHAEGSLATNIIGESVYNGTADDAQSIGTVSDVVFDETGKAKSAVIGVGGFLGIGAKDVAFDYDKLQWVEKNGDRWLVAETSKEALTALPDFDRKPYDPAPAAETNTTAQAPSTTTDSTGAQKPVDMNAAPAEPVKKAEGNLATNLIGEFVYNGTADDAQSIGDVNDIVLTKDGQAKSLVIGVGGFLGMGEKNVAYDFAKAQKAEKNGDRWLVVQTTKEELQAQPDFNRKAYDPAPANMASTEVPKAAAPTSTAPAPMDKTAVAPAAPAPAPDAKATDPTQTAAIDKSALTEMPVGEIRGDDLKGTTVYGANDVKVGEIGDVVLTPDNKPDAVIVDVGGFLGMGEKEVAVGMDNLKFMTDKDGKKYLYTTFTKEQLEAQAAYDKGSYAEKRDQQRMIVR